The genome window ATCCGCAATGCGACGGTTTGGACCAACGAAAAAGATGGTGTGTTGCAAAACGCGGACGTGCTGGTTCAGAACGGCAAGATTTCGCAGGTTGGCAAAGGGTTGAAAGCGCCTGCTGGTGTTAAAGTCATCGACGGAACGGGCAAACACCTGACCAACGGCATCATTGACGAACACTCCCACATCGCTCTGGCTTCGATCAACGAAGGTGCCCAAACCAGCTCCGCCGAAGTTCGGATGAGCGACGTGGTTGACTCGGAAGACATCAATATTTACCGGCAATTGGCGGGTGGGGTTACCACGTCGCAGTTGTTGCACGGCTCGGCCAATTCGATTGGTGGTCAGTCGGCCCTAATCAAGCTAAAATGGGGCGAATCGCCAGAAGGCTTGTTGATTAAAGGGGCGGATGGTTTTATCAAATTTGCGTTGGGTGAAAACGTGAAACAGGCGAACTATCCCAATCCAAACGTATTGACTCGTTTCCCACAAACCCGCATGGGGGTTGAGCAGGTTTATTTTGACCACTTCACCCGCGCCAAAGAATACCAGGCTAGTTGGGATGCTTATAATGGTCTGAAAGACAAAGAAAAAGCCAAAGTTGAGGCTCCTCGCCGCGACATCGAACTCGACGCTCTTTCTGAAATTCTGAACAAGAAACGCTTCATTACTTGCCACAGCTACGTCCAGTCGGAAATTAATATGCTCCTGAAAGTAGCCGACTCGCTGAAGTTCAAAGTCAACACGTTTACGCACATTCTGGAAGGCTACAAGCTGGCCGATAAAATGGCGCAGCATGGCGTGGGGGGCTCGACCTTCGGTGATTGGTGGGCTTACAAAATGGAGGTGAAAGACGCCATTCCGTACAATGCGGCGTTGATGCACCGCCAGGGCGTTGTCGTTTCGATCAACTCGGATGATGCCGAGATGGCCCGCCGCCTGAACCAGGAAGCCGCCAAAGCCGTCGAATACGGTGGCATTGCGGAAGAAGATGCCTGGAAAATGGTCACCCTGAACCCGGCGAAACTGCTCCACCTTGACAACCGCCTGGGCTCTATCCGCGCGGGTAAAGATGCCGACCTGGTTCTGTGGAACAACCACCCGCTGTCGATCTACGCCCGTCCCGAGAAAACAATCATCGACGGAGCCGTTTATTTTGACCTGGAGAAAGAAGAGCAGAAGCACGAAGCCATGCAGAAAGAGCGGGCGCGCCTGATTCAGAAACTGCTGACCGCTAAAGCAGGGGGTGCGTCAACCGCCCGCCCAACGTTCCGCCGGAGCCGGATGTGGCATTGCGAAGACGTAGAAGGCATCATTGCCGAAGGAGAAGAGGAGTCTAACCAGCAGGAACAGAAGTAAGCCATGAAAAAAACGATCATCACCCTACTTTCTGCCTTTGCGCTCCTAACGGGTGCGAGGGCGCAAAATCCTGCCGCCGCCAAGCCTCAAACCCGCACCATCGCCCTCACCGGCGCTACCATTCACGTGGGAAACGGGCAGGTTATTCAGAACGGAACCATTGTTTTCGATAAAGGCGTCATTACGGCAATCGGCGAAGCCAGCACCCCAACCAGCGGGGCGGAAGTTATTAATGTAAGCGGAAAGCACATCTACCCCGGCCTGATTTCGCCCGCCTCGACGGTGGGTTTGCAGGAAATCGGGGCGGTTCGGTCCACGCTTGACTTTAACGAAGTGGGCTATATTAACCCAAACGTTCGGGCGTTGATTGCCTACAATACGGATTCGGAAATCATCCCAACCATTCGCAACAACGGGGTTTTGCTGACGCAGGCGATGCCGATGGGCGGTGTTATTTCGGGAAGTTCGTCGGTGATGCAAGCCGACGGCTGGAACTGGGAAGACGCCGTTTTGCACAAAGATGACGGCATCTGGATGAATTGGCCGGGTTATTTTATCCGGGATTTCAACTTTGAAGATTTTTCAGCCAGCCTGAAGAAAAACGAAAAACGAGAAGAGGCGCTGAACCCATTGCGCGCCACTTTTGCCGATGCGAAAGCGTACATTGAGCTTAAAAACCCAACGCCAAAAAACCTGAAGTTTGAGGCCATGCGCGGTCTGTTCGACGGCACGCAGAATCTGTATATTCGGGTTGACTACAGCAAGGACATCATTGAGTCGGTTCGCTTTGTCAAGGAGATGGGCATTAAAAAACCGGTTGTTGTTGGCGGCGAAGACGCGGCCCGCGTGGTCGATTTCCTGAAAACGGAGAACGTGCCGGTCATTTTGAGCGCCTTACACCGTCTGCCTACCCGCGACGATGAAGCCGTTGATTTGCCGTACCGCCTGCCAAGTATTCTGCAAAAAGCGGGTGTCACCGTTGCCCTTAGCTACGCTGAAGAGTGGTGGCGCACCCGTAACCTGCCTTTCCTGGCGGGAACGGCCTCGGGATTTGGCATTACCGACCGGGAAGAAGCGTTAAAGCTGATTACGTCTAATACCGCTAAAATTATGGGTATTGATAAGAAGGTTGGGACGCTGGAAAAAGGAAAACATGCCACGCTGTTTGTCTCTAAAGGCGATGCGCTCGACATGCGGACCAACGTTGTGGAGCAGGTATTTATCCAGGGTCGGAATGTCAATCTGGATGACCGCCACAAGCGCTTATACCATATCTACAAAGATAAATTTAGCCAGGAAAAGCCGCTGGCCGAGAAAAAGTAATAATTCGTTAAGTTCTTACAACCGGAAAGCGGATCGACGAAGTGTCGGTCCGCTTTTTTTCTATCGCTGCCGAAGCCTTAACTTTGGTCAAAATTAAGGCCAGCCTGTATGATCCGCATCTTCCAGCAAGACGAAACCGCCGTTCGAAAAGTCAAAGACATTGAATCGTTTTCCAATACCGAACGCACCCTCTGGGTCGATTTGCAGAACCCTTCCAAAACAGAGATCAAAAGCGTTGAAGAAAAGTTTGACGTTGATTTTTTGTCGCAGCAGGAACAGTTGGAAATCGAAAGCAGTTCGCGGTATATCGAGGAAGATGAACACCTGATTGCCAACTCCAACTTTCTAATTCCCGATAAGGAGCAGCGTTACATTAACGTGCCGGTCAGCTTCATGCTCAAGGACGATGTGCTGTTTACCTACCGCCACGCCGACCTGAAATCGTTTGCCGATACGGTCAAGAAAATCAAATCCCGCCGGGCGGTTTTCGACGACGGGGCGCAGATTATGATCAACATTTTCGAATCTCGCGTTGATTATGATGCCGACTTAATCGAAGCTGTTTCGCAGGAGGTCAAGGCCATTAACCGCCAGTTGGATCTGGATGCCAAGCTGGATAAGAAGATGCTGCTGCGTATCAATGACTACCAGGAATTGACAATGCTGATTCGGGAGAATGTAGTTGATAAACAGCGCGTTATTTCCGCCATGATCCGCTCCGACGGCTGGTTCAATGACCTGGAACAGCGCCGGCTTCGCACGCTGATTAAAGACATTAATTCCCTGATCGAACACACGAATTTCATTTTCGAACGATTGGAATTTTTGCAGGATACGTTTCTTGGTTTGGTCAATCTTGAGCAAAACCAGATCATTAAGATATTCACCGTTCTATCGCTGGTGTTCCTGCCGCCCACGCTTATTGCCAGCATCTACGGAATGAATTTTGCCAATATGCCCGAAGTGAACTGGCAGTATGGCTACCTGTTCGCTATTGGACTGATGGCTTTATCTTCGCTCGTTACGATCTGGATATTTAAAAAGAAAAACTGGCTATAACTTCACCGGAATCGACAGGCGGCTCAGCACGGGCCAGTGATCCGACACGAAGATGTTTTCTTTCATGATGGGCAGGTAATCGTGCCGCTTTACGTCGATGCCGGGGCCTACAAAAATAAAGTCGATGGCTGCCCCGCGCTGGTCGGTTTTGAAGCCATTGAACGTGGTCGTGCCGCCCGTGTGGGCTTCTTCGGAGAGTTTTTCGGAATTAGTCAACTTGAAGGCCGCGTCTGTCGTCAAGGTCTGAACGGCTGGCGAAGTTTCCGGTGTGTTGAAATCGCCCGTTAGGATTACAGGCAGTCCTTCGCTCAATTCGTTGATCTTTCTAATCAGTAATTTGGCGCTGTTCTGCCGGGCCTGCTCGCCCACGTGATCGAAATGGGTGTTTATCACAAACAGCTTCGTTCCCGACTGCTTATCCCGAAAAATGCCGTACGTGGCGACCCGCATAATGGCCGCGTCCCAGCCTTTGCTACCGACTTCTTCCGGGGTTTCCGACAGCCAGAATGTGCCTTGCTTCTCGATCTCAAATTTGCTCTTCTTGAAAAAAATCGGCGCAAACTCACCTTTGGCTTTTCCATCCTCACGCCCGACGCCAATCCAACTATAATTTGGCAATTGGTCTTGTAGATCGGCGATTTGCCCGGCTAACGCTTCCTGAACGCCCGCGATGTCTACGCCATAATCGGCCACGGTTTTCGCGGCTATTTCCTTGCGGTTGGGCCAGGCATTCAGACCATCTTCGGTCGTGTTGAAGCGAATATTGAACGACATCACGTTCAAGGTCAGGAACGGCTTAGGCGTTTGCTGGGCAAAACCTATTAACAAATTACAAACTAGAAAAACAGTCAGCAAAAATCTCATAAAGTCAATAAATACGAAAATTACTTTTTATTACTGTATCATTTTCAACCGTTCTACAAATCCACCTGGTACCTTTAGGGCTTGTTAGGTGTAAAATCCCAACCATGATCTTAATGAATTTACGACTAGCGTTGATTTTCGTCTTTTTTACGGGTATTTCGCAGGCACAAACCAGTTCTTATCTGGCAGACCTGAAGGCGCTGAAAACTGTTTTACAGAAAACACCGTCCTACAAAGATCAAATAAAAGGCGATAAACTAATGGCCTACGATAATTTATACGAGCAATTGCGCGCCGATTCGTTGAATCCCCCAACTAGTTACCACTATTTTTACAATCTATCGCAGCTTCTTTTTCCACTGCGCGACAATCACCTGGCAATTTATCAAGTCCCTGATTACAAAATCTTTAAAACAAAGGAGGGCATCGAAAAATTTGTAGCAAGCCAGGAGTTCGCTGAATACCCAGTCTGGCATACCAACCTCGATTCATTAAAAGCCGTTTTAGCCCAAAAACCAGCCGAGTCCGTCGAAGGAATCTATTATTACGACAAATTTTATACGGTTGGTCTATTCAAACATACAGACAAGGAATACATCGGTGTTGTGTTGGAGTCGGCTATCAATCTGTGGCAAAAAGGCCAGATAGCTATTCACCTATACGAACAAGGCCCCAATTTATTCAAAGCTATTTATGGCCATCCATTAACCAAGAAGTTTTTTCTTTATTCCACCGAAAAGTACAAAAACTATACATTAGTAAATGCGCTTTTTTACGGTTCTTACAACTCGACGGCTTACTCCAAACATCTTGGTCAGGTTGATTTTGTAAACCTTCCTCCGGCTACTCCCAAGTTTCAATCGAAATGGCTCAATAAAGACATTTTCTATATCAGAGTTGGGTCTTTTCAGCTTAACCAATCAACCAGACAAAAATCAAAGGCATTTTATGACACGATTCAAAACAAACTCACCACTCCAAACCTAATTTTAGATATAAGGAACAACGAGGGCGGAGCCGAAAGTGCGACTCGAAGTTATCGGAAACTGCTGAAAAAATATGCCAGAAAAGGCAACATCTACGTGTTGATCAATAACGGTACGCTGAGTCAGGCTGAAATTTTCCTGCTAAAACTAAAAAAGTGGAAATCGTCAACGGTTGTCGGTCAAACCACGAAAGGAATGCTGACCTACGGGAGCAACTACGGGAAACGGGAAAAGCTACCAAGCGGAAATTTGGAAGTTTACCCGACCGATATGCAAGGCACTAAAAAACTTCTACAATACGAAGATTATGGAATCGAGCCTGATATTACTCTCACAAATACGACTGACTGGATCGATCAGGTTGTGGAAATAATACAAAAAAAGTCAGGAACACCTGTCCTGACCCATATTACTAATTAATGACCTCTTACTTTGTATACGACTTGGGATCAATAGCCCTGGGCGACCAGTTGTTCAGAAACTCCCCGACCACTTTGGGACTGTGACCCTTCCCTTCTTCCAGATAAGCCGAATTCTGCGTATGCAGGCGGTTGCCTTTGCCGTCTAGTACCACAAATACCGGGAAGCCAAAACGCTGCGGGTAGCCCAATTGCGCCAATGCTGCCTCATTTTTGTTCTCCGGACTGTAATTGAGGTGATACACCACGTAATTTTTGTCCAGCAACGTATGCAGAGTCGAATCCGTAGTGGTCAGGTTGTTGAAGCGCAGGCACCAGATGCACCAGTTCCCGCCGATTTGCAGCAGCACGTGTTTGCCTTCTTTGCTGGCCTTATCAACCGCCGCTTTGATGTCTTTCTGAGCATCCGCTTTCGGATCGTAGATGCGGGGAGCTGGAGCTTTGGCCGCCTCCTGCGCTTGCACACGGGCCAAGCCAAGCAAGAGAACGGATAAAGTAAGCAGTACTTTTTTCATGGTTGTTTATAGGATTTTGCGTTACTGAATTCGATACACGGGGTACCGGTTATGCGTTTTTTCGTAATAAGGCGAATTTCGGTAAATAAAGTCAAGTTGCGCGGCGGCGCTTTCGGCAAATGCTTTATCGGCCGCTTTGCGCTCGTCCAGTTTTTTGCGCACTTCGGGATGCGATTTCAGGTATTCGGCGGCTACATCTTCAAAAACGTAGCTGGAAAAATGCTCTTTCTGACCTAAAATTACCTCAAAGAAATTCCAGGCAAAAAACGAGTCGGTTCCCTGCGGTTCCAGCGTTTCAATCAAATACCGATTGGCCACCTGATTGGTACTGATTAATACGTCATTCTTGTAAAATTGAATTTTCTGCTCTTCCTTCCGAACCTCAACGCCTGTGTGGACATAATGTCCTTCAAACGGACGCGGCGCATTTTTATAGTCGGTGATGTAGTACGTTTCCACCGTGACCAGCGAGTCTTTCGGTAGGCGTTGTAGTTTGACCCCATTTCGCTCCAGCCGACTAATCACCTCCATCCAGCCTTGCGGAATCAGGTAGGCTTTGGGCTTTTCGATCTGCACCGCCGGAACAAAATGATTCCAATAGGGAATTTGCTTCGTAAACGGAGCCGAACGGTCGTACCACAAGCGCCGCAAACCCGAAACGTCGCTGGGCTTATACTTCGCCTCGAAGCCATTAAACCGGATAGACTCCCCTTTGGCTTTGTCAATTTTCCAGGCGATAGCAAACGTGGTTTGCTCCTGAAGGGCTTTATCCGCTTTCTGTTTGTTTGCGATGAGTTGCGACGCGTCCCGCTGTACGATCCGCACCGCCTCTTCCATAAACGCCCGCGTTCCCCGCACCCGCGACGGATAGTCTTTCAGCATGTGCAATTCCACCACAAAGCCAATGCAATTAAACAGCGCCGCGTATCCCGAACTGTAGCGTGCCGCATCGTTGAATCCTTCAATGCCGCTTTCCGGCGTATTCGAAAAGTTATTGACGTAAGGCACGGGCTCAAAACCACGTTTGGTCAGCGCTTGGTCCAGTTCGGGTTGCAGTTTCTGGGTCATGTAGCCCGAAACCGCCGGGTGCAACTTGTCTTTCTGCGTAGCGAAGTAGGTTAATATATGCTGGTAATCGGCTCCGTTGCTGGTGTGATTATCGACCAGAATATGCGGTTTATAGGTCTGAAACATCCGCTGCCAGGATTTTGCCTCCTCGCTGTCGGTTTTGATAAAATCGCGGTTCAAATCGTAATTTCGGCTATTCCCCCGAAAACCGTATTCAATGGGTCCATTTTGATTGATTCGCGAAATTCCGCGATTCAGGCAGCCGCCAACGTTGTAAACCGGAACGATCAGCAACAGCACATTTTTGGGAAGCGTGTTGGCTTTCAGCATGTCCCGCGCCCAAAGCATGGTCGCGTCGATTCCTTCCGGCTCACCGGGGTGAATGCCGTTGTTGATCAGAACCGTTACTTTGTTAGAGGTCGCCGAGAAATTTTTGTCGGCCGAAACGAGAAAAAGGTGCAGGGGCTTACCCGCATCGGTAGGGCCAACTTCGATGAGTTTAGCCTGCTCGTATTGCTGGTCCAGCGCCTTGTACCAATCAATGATTTCGGCGTAGGTGGCTGTTTCCTGAAAGTTGGTTCGTTCGTAGCGGGAAACCAGCTGGCCCGGCTTTTGCCCAAAAAGCAAGGCTGGCATTAAACAGGCAAGCAGTAGGAGAAATTTAGACATAGTTGACGAAGTAAAACGGCAGGTAAATCAGATTTAAGCAAAAATAGCCCTGCGTTACTGATTGACCAAATAAGCCTTGCCACGTTTTGAAAATGGCTATTTTAATACCGCCGTTGTTACTTTCGCGATGTCTGTACTGACCCGCTGGATAAACTCCAACTGCTCTTTCAAAAAGTGTTCGTCAGTGTTCAGGCTGCTTTTTTCAGGGGAAGAACTTTCCGCAATCAATGGCTCAGCCGGGAACGGCGTCCGGGTTGGGTCGAACTTTTTCAGGCTTTCCTGAAGCACACCGAGCGAACGCCGAACCGGACGTAAAATATCCTCCTGGGCAGTGGGCAACTCTTTGCTGGCCAGTCCCGAAGTCAGGGTGGCAATGTTTGACGTGAGCAGGTGATTTAGCACCACAAACTGGTGGATTTCCTTTCGGTTCCGCTGTTTGTTCTTAGGCTCCGAAATCATGCGCTGAAACGCCGCCGACAAGTTGGCCGAACTAACATAAACCTGTTTACGAACCAGTTTATAATCCACCAGCTTAACGGATTTACCAGACAACTGTTCGGCCAGTTTGTGCAGGTAATTAATGTTGGCGTCGAGGACTTCCTGCATAAGCTGGGTCAGTTGCTCCGCCTCCCAGTCGGGGAATAGGAGATAGCTCGCCAGAAAAGCAATAACCGATCCCAGCAACGTATCCAGCACGCGCTCCTCGGCAACGCCCCAGAACCCAACTCCCATCATACTGAAGAGAATGAGAATAAAAGGCGTCATAAAAAGCACCATAACGATGTAATTCGTCCGCTGGAAGCTATACGAAACAATCATGAATACCACCAGAAACGCAAACCGAATTGATTGGTCCTCGACCAGCAAAAGCACAGTGACCCCGATCAACCCACCCGCCAGTGTCCCGATGATGCGTTGCACGTTTCGTTCTTTGGTTAAGCTAAAGCCTGGTTTCAAGATTACAATAATGGTCAGCAGCACCCAGTAACTATGGGGACCGTGATTTAATAACCGAACAACAATAAACCCAACCAGACAAGCCAAGGCCACCCGAACCGCGTGGTGAAATACCACCGACTGCTTCGTAATGTTGTCCAGAATGGATTTCGGGTCAATCGCCTGGTGGGAGACAAAGCGATTCATTTCCAGATGCGTAAGTGACACCTGTTGTCGGGACTGCTGGGCATCAAAATAGACCAGCATGTCCGTGTATTTCCGATTAAGCACCCGCAGGTTCACCAGAATTTTTCGGAGTACCAGATTGCTCGCTGTTTTATCTTCCTCGCCAATGGCGTCGATGCGGGCTTTTAACTGTTCAAGCTGCGGTATAAAATCGACTTTCCGGCGGTACGGCAAATTGGATTGAATGGCATACCCCACCCGATCGAACTCACTAGCCATCTGGCTAATTAAAGCCGATACGTCGCTCAACAAACCTGTTTCCCCGAAGCGCTCCCGAAGCAGGTTGTAGTCGTAGTAGGTTGCCGTAATCTGTTCGTATAAATCCACCGAATCCACAAACGTCAGCACGAGTGCCCGCCCCGTTGGCGACGATTCTTTGACCAGCTGCCTCCCTTTAAACAAGAGTTCCCGCACGGCATCCTGCTTCTCGCTGACCTTTACCTGCTGGGCTACCAACAGGCGATAGTCGTCCGTCAATGTCGTTTTTTGATCGTAAAACCGGGCTTTTATGGCCAGAAACTGGGCAATCTCGCGAATGCTTTCACCTAGCGCCTGCCGGGCCGAACGGTAAGGCTGAAGCCGGTATAGCAACAAACTCAGGCACGTATACCAAAGTCCACCAAGCAGTACCAGACCACTTTGTAACGGCACCTGCGTCAGCTCACCGGGGCGGTCCATGAACAACACCAGCGACAAGAGCGCAGCCAACCCAACGGCGGCAGCCCGGTTGCCATAGACATTGAACATGGAAAAGAAAAAGGTCAGAAGCAGCACTTCAGCACCCAGAACATAGCCGTTGAGGCGGGCAAAACCCGTCACGAGCGACACGGCAAAGGCAAAGCCACAACTGGCCAGCATTCCATTACGCCGGTGGTGAACCGGCCCCGGCGCATCCGCTATACTCGCAAATACGGCCCCCATCGATAGGGTAACGCCCGTCTGAAACTGGCCTAAATTGTAAAAAATAAGGGAAGGGACAAGCAGCGCAAACGTCACCCGTAAGCCATCCGAAAAATACTGGCTTAACAGAAAATGCTTAATCTGATGAACTTGTTTGGTCATTGCTGCGTCAGAGGCAGTCATGTGGTGTGGTTGTCCCTGGAATTTGTACTTCTCTAATACAACTAAATCGATCCCGGAGAGTTCCCAAAACTAAGTATGTTCTTTACCAACCTTCAGCCGGTCAATCATCTTAATGGCCCGATCAATGCGTACCTGAACACTTTTGGCACCATCTACATAATAGAGAATGGCCCGCTGCCTGCCGGGGGTCAGCGCGTGAAAACGCCGATTCCCTTCCTCATCGATCAACAGGAGTTCCTTTAGCTCGTCGGGCATCTTCCGGCCATACTCGCTTTCGTCTTTTCGAATAACAACCTTCACTTTCTGCCCTAGTTTCAGCTTCGCCTGCGCCCGAATCGGCGTTCCAACGCTGATGATAAACGTGCCATCTCCTTTGGGCATCAGCGCACAGTGAAACTCCACTTTGTCGTCAATGGAACACAGGATTCGCGAGACATTTTGGCTGATGAATGGCTGGGAAGCCTCGCTGGGTACATCGATGTAATGAAGGCCGCCACGCGCTGTAAAACGGTCCAGAACTGATTCGAAAAAGATAGCCTCAACGGATTCCATTTGGTAAACTACTTATTAGTAAATACAGC of Tellurirhabdus bombi contains these proteins:
- a CDS encoding S41 family peptidase, with the protein product MNLRLALIFVFFTGISQAQTSSYLADLKALKTVLQKTPSYKDQIKGDKLMAYDNLYEQLRADSLNPPTSYHYFYNLSQLLFPLRDNHLAIYQVPDYKIFKTKEGIEKFVASQEFAEYPVWHTNLDSLKAVLAQKPAESVEGIYYYDKFYTVGLFKHTDKEYIGVVLESAINLWQKGQIAIHLYEQGPNLFKAIYGHPLTKKFFLYSTEKYKNYTLVNALFYGSYNSTAYSKHLGQVDFVNLPPATPKFQSKWLNKDIFYIRVGSFQLNQSTRQKSKAFYDTIQNKLTTPNLILDIRNNEGGAESATRSYRKLLKKYARKGNIYVLINNGTLSQAEIFLLKLKKWKSSTVVGQTTKGMLTYGSNYGKREKLPSGNLEVYPTDMQGTKKLLQYEDYGIEPDITLTNTTDWIDQVVEIIQKKSGTPVLTHITN
- a CDS encoding DUF1905 domain-containing protein; the protein is MESVEAIFFESVLDRFTARGGLHYIDVPSEASQPFISQNVSRILCSIDDKVEFHCALMPKGDGTFIISVGTPIRAQAKLKLGQKVKVVIRKDESEYGRKMPDELKELLLIDEEGNRRFHALTPGRQRAILYYVDGAKSVQVRIDRAIKMIDRLKVGKEHT
- a CDS encoding M14 family metallopeptidase, whose translation is MSKFLLLLACLMPALLFGQKPGQLVSRYERTNFQETATYAEIIDWYKALDQQYEQAKLIEVGPTDAGKPLHLFLVSADKNFSATSNKVTVLINNGIHPGEPEGIDATMLWARDMLKANTLPKNVLLLIVPVYNVGGCLNRGISRINQNGPIEYGFRGNSRNYDLNRDFIKTDSEEAKSWQRMFQTYKPHILVDNHTSNGADYQHILTYFATQKDKLHPAVSGYMTQKLQPELDQALTKRGFEPVPYVNNFSNTPESGIEGFNDAARYSSGYAALFNCIGFVVELHMLKDYPSRVRGTRAFMEEAVRIVQRDASQLIANKQKADKALQEQTTFAIAWKIDKAKGESIRFNGFEAKYKPSDVSGLRRLWYDRSAPFTKQIPYWNHFVPAVQIEKPKAYLIPQGWMEVISRLERNGVKLQRLPKDSLVTVETYYITDYKNAPRPFEGHYVHTGVEVRKEEQKIQFYKNDVLISTNQVANRYLIETLEPQGTDSFFAWNFFEVILGQKEHFSSYVFEDVAAEYLKSHPEVRKKLDERKAADKAFAESAAAQLDFIYRNSPYYEKTHNRYPVYRIQ
- a CDS encoding thioredoxin family protein is translated as MKKVLLTLSVLLLGLARVQAQEAAKAPAPRIYDPKADAQKDIKAAVDKASKEGKHVLLQIGGNWCIWCLRFNNLTTTDSTLHTLLDKNYVVYHLNYSPENKNEAALAQLGYPQRFGFPVFVVLDGKGNRLHTQNSAYLEEGKGHSPKVVGEFLNNWSPRAIDPKSYTK
- a CDS encoding amidohydrolase family protein, translating into MKKTIITLLSAFALLTGARAQNPAAAKPQTRTIALTGATIHVGNGQVIQNGTIVFDKGVITAIGEASTPTSGAEVINVSGKHIYPGLISPASTVGLQEIGAVRSTLDFNEVGYINPNVRALIAYNTDSEIIPTIRNNGVLLTQAMPMGGVISGSSSVMQADGWNWEDAVLHKDDGIWMNWPGYFIRDFNFEDFSASLKKNEKREEALNPLRATFADAKAYIELKNPTPKNLKFEAMRGLFDGTQNLYIRVDYSKDIIESVRFVKEMGIKKPVVVGGEDAARVVDFLKTENVPVILSALHRLPTRDDEAVDLPYRLPSILQKAGVTVALSYAEEWWRTRNLPFLAGTASGFGITDREEALKLITSNTAKIMGIDKKVGTLEKGKHATLFVSKGDALDMRTNVVEQVFIQGRNVNLDDRHKRLYHIYKDKFSQEKPLAEKK
- the corA gene encoding magnesium/cobalt transporter CorA — translated: MIRIFQQDETAVRKVKDIESFSNTERTLWVDLQNPSKTEIKSVEEKFDVDFLSQQEQLEIESSSRYIEEDEHLIANSNFLIPDKEQRYINVPVSFMLKDDVLFTYRHADLKSFADTVKKIKSRRAVFDDGAQIMINIFESRVDYDADLIEAVSQEVKAINRQLDLDAKLDKKMLLRINDYQELTMLIRENVVDKQRVISAMIRSDGWFNDLEQRRLRTLIKDINSLIEHTNFIFERLEFLQDTFLGLVNLEQNQIIKIFTVLSLVFLPPTLIASIYGMNFANMPEVNWQYGYLFAIGLMALSSLVTIWIFKKKNWL
- a CDS encoding endonuclease/exonuclease/phosphatase family protein, which translates into the protein MRFLLTVFLVCNLLIGFAQQTPKPFLTLNVMSFNIRFNTTEDGLNAWPNRKEIAAKTVADYGVDIAGVQEALAGQIADLQDQLPNYSWIGVGREDGKAKGEFAPIFFKKSKFEIEKQGTFWLSETPEEVGSKGWDAAIMRVATYGIFRDKQSGTKLFVINTHFDHVGEQARQNSAKLLIRKINELSEGLPVILTGDFNTPETSPAVQTLTTDAAFKLTNSEKLSEEAHTGGTTTFNGFKTDQRGAAIDFIFVGPGIDVKRHDYLPIMKENIFVSDHWPVLSRLSIPVKL
- a CDS encoding FUSC family protein; the protein is MTASDAAMTKQVHQIKHFLLSQYFSDGLRVTFALLVPSLIFYNLGQFQTGVTLSMGAVFASIADAPGPVHHRRNGMLASCGFAFAVSLVTGFARLNGYVLGAEVLLLTFFFSMFNVYGNRAAAVGLAALLSLVLFMDRPGELTQVPLQSGLVLLGGLWYTCLSLLLYRLQPYRSARQALGESIREIAQFLAIKARFYDQKTTLTDDYRLLVAQQVKVSEKQDAVRELLFKGRQLVKESSPTGRALVLTFVDSVDLYEQITATYYDYNLLRERFGETGLLSDVSALISQMASEFDRVGYAIQSNLPYRRKVDFIPQLEQLKARIDAIGEEDKTASNLVLRKILVNLRVLNRKYTDMLVYFDAQQSRQQVSLTHLEMNRFVSHQAIDPKSILDNITKQSVVFHHAVRVALACLVGFIVVRLLNHGPHSYWVLLTIIVILKPGFSLTKERNVQRIIGTLAGGLIGVTVLLLVEDQSIRFAFLVVFMIVSYSFQRTNYIVMVLFMTPFILILFSMMGVGFWGVAEERVLDTLLGSVIAFLASYLLFPDWEAEQLTQLMQEVLDANINYLHKLAEQLSGKSVKLVDYKLVRKQVYVSSANLSAAFQRMISEPKNKQRNRKEIHQFVVLNHLLTSNIATLTSGLASKELPTAQEDILRPVRRSLGVLQESLKKFDPTRTPFPAEPLIAESSSPEKSSLNTDEHFLKEQLEFIQRVSTDIAKVTTAVLK